In Planococcus citri chromosome 4, ihPlaCitr1.1, whole genome shotgun sequence, the genomic window GCTTTTTGCTTGGCAATAATGGGATCAGAATAATGTCGCTGAAAATCTTCTGATAATGCATCACTAAATTCATTCCATAAAATATTTGGATTGCTTTCAATACAAAACAGACAAATATAACAAAATGTATTTCTTAATTCTGCAGGCATTGCATAAACACTCATTTCTTGCAAAGTTTGAATATAACTGTTGTTGTTTGTAATGAGACCTTTTGCTAAAGCTGCTTCTTCAAACGTATTATAACAAATATTATTTACAGTTCGGATATCTTCATAACTTGTTGCACCTATACAATGTAAAAGTAATGTTCTCAGATAATATaattccacattttttgaatttaccatATACATACGTGATacaacattaaaatgtttttttcttagtGACCAAACCTGATTACTTTTATTAAACACATAATGTTGAGGTATTTCAGTATATTTATATTTTCTACTATGGTCATTCTTCTTATTCAATTCAAACCAAGCTAACAGAGTACTCTTAGTTCGTTGCAAACCTATTTCTTCGTTTCCTTTTTTAAACATCACATTTTGTTCGTCTGGTAAATGAACTTGTAAACGAATGACACTATGTGATCGATCATGTAACTTGAATTCAAATAATCTCCAAGCAGCTTCGCATGCACTTATATAACGACAATCTAGGTAGGATTCTATCTCATCATACAATAATAACGAAGTTCCTTGATGCATTATTTTAATACAAGCACAATCATAACCCTTGtaaatatatttgaaaatatacttTACACTTTTTACAGTTGTACATACTTCAACATTAATATGTGCATTATATTTCtttgataggtacttattataaGGAACAACATATCTATTATCATAGGTAACACCATTTTTAGTAATTTCGATATCATTTCTACGCCTATAAGAAGGATAACCTGCTCTATCCATACAAGTTTCATTGtgaaaagtttttggaaatccttttacacattttccattttccatacAATAAGCATTAGGTTTCATTGCACCACAAGGACCATGAATCATATTATTTTTGACTATTTCATGTAATGCAGGATACACTTTAGGATCTGGAATTTCAGCACTAACAAATCTATCAATCATTTCACTACTCAATATTTTatctttcaaaatgaataacatGTGAGCATGTGGTAAGCctcgtttttgaaattcaatagtGTAAACATAACCACTTACTTCgccaaatattttattttcgacaATATCGTGAATTAATTCTTTATGTTTCAATGAAAATACTCTGCATACTAAATCAGGTCTGTCACTTGCAGATTGTGAGTACAATAAATTATCTGATATTTCTGGCCATTTAGGATTGCAAGTAAATGTAATAAATAGGTCTGGGGATCCACATGTACTAACAATTGACATTGCATCTAAATACTTTTCTCTCATATTTCTAGGTGAACCTTCGAAAGAGCTAGGTAAAATAATTTGCTTTCCTACTTCACAAGCATTTTCCTCTGTTTTATTTCTCATATAATCCATTAAACCAGTATAGCTTTCAACACGCAAatctttttgatgatttctcacaaaattcaatcTATTGGCTTCAACTTGCACATAAGAATCTACAACATATTGTTGAAGTAATTTACCATAGTTAAGCAAAGGATTCTGTTGTTGAGTAGTTATAgataatttagattttttatattGCAACATTGTAatgtgcttttctttttcatcatcattttgaaTATTACTAAGCATATTAGGCTCCCATCCAGGTTCTCCATATGGAAACATTAAAGTGTAACACATAGGGTCTAAATTACAGCTAAAACTATTGATATTTATGAAAGTATCATTATTCTCAGATTTTGGATAGATACGAATGTCACGTTGAAAAGGTGGAGCACCATCATTGTTTTTGAATATAACAGCTACTTCACTgcaatttggtaaattatagCGTCTACAATCGACAGTTCTATTTTGACGTATCATCATAGAAACATTGTTTTCAGTTACTGTTGTCTCAGAATTTTGTGACTGCCTacttatttcttcattttccaaagtttttaacattttatagCTTTTTGCATATGGATTAATTGACCGTATTACTAAATCCAACTCTTTTAATAAATCCTTGTCACATTCTTTATTGGCATTCATTTTTAAACGTTCATGCAATGCTTCCTCACTATCAAGAAAATATAACTGAGCATATTTTGGTGGTAATATTGATGAAGTTTGACAATGAGTAGTTTTATGATAAATTTGTCCATGAATTCTATAACAATAAGGCCCAGTACCAGAAAGTGTATCAATTTGAGCACCACATGACGCAAAGGATAATGCACTATTATATTGTCTGATATTTGTCATAAAATTTCGATGTTTGGGATGTAAAACATTGGTTAAAAGTTCTTGTATTAAAGTTATAGATTTTGGATGCTCAATTTTTACTTTACCTTTATGACAACAATTAGTATACTTACCATCTGAGGGCAATTCTCCTTTAAAATGTAGTGCTGAACAAATATTGCATTCATATTCAAGATTTCCACAATGATGTGATGGCATttcatctgaaaaattattatgatcaAAGGTAGTAAGATTGTaaggagaatttttcattttttgtcttttattATCAAAAGTATTATAAGCTTGTTGTATCCCATGTTTTCCTTTGTAATTAAATTTGCTATATGAATGATCAAGTTGAACAACATTAGCTGAAGCCTCTTCATCACAATCAGTTATCATCTGTTCAGTTTCACAATCATATAAAACAATTTCTTCAACAGTAGTAATATATTTCTCCATAGCTTCATCATTACCCACATCATTCTGGACATAAATATTTTCAGTAATGCCTTCATCATAAACTGCAGAATAAGTAATAGCAGAGGGgtccatcattttttcataaatggaAGAATATTCAATATTTAACCTATCAGTACAAGTATTCACAGGCCTACAATTACTCACATTATCATTTCTCAACTGAACAGTCTTACTTTGGTCTGCATAAGGAAATTCAATAATTAATTCTCTTCTAAGTAAATCCAGCAAATGATGTCGCATATCGCTTATTGAATAAGATAATTTTGTCACATCTCTTCCATATAATCTACTGGTTGCAAAAGCTAATGCAAATACACCACAGTCTTTCCCATTCGTTTGTTGTTGAACTTTTCTATGCACAAACTTaagattttgaatatttgtactttgtttcaaaaatttcatctgattCTCAGTTACAGAATTACGATTCAAACTGTCATACACatacattatatttttttttccaaattcaaataaCACCCATGTCTTACATCATCCATATCAGACATTGGTCCATCAGgtaatatttgtaaaaatttctttcgtttATCATTAAATTTATCAACGTAATTCCATGTTTCAGGATCCCATATACCCATGAGATAAACATTATTAAAATGCACAGAAAACCCTTGCCTattaatgatttcaaaaaattcatttatcctATCACCACTTATGTAATCATTCATAATTTCGTTTTCAAGTTCCATTTTTATAAATGAATAATTGTATCCTGTTCAgtcaaaatttagaaatgtCAGAAAAATCAGATAACTTGGGCAAAATTTATTTACTGCTGTGATGTGATTGGCTGatagatttgaaatttgattatcaattcaattattcaatcaattcaattattcaattaattCGATAGGTTACTTGGTTACAATTCAATTGGTTACTAATTCAATCAATTCAATTATTCAATCAATTCAATTACTCAATTATTCAATTACtcaattattcaattaattCGATAGGTTACTTGGTTACAATTCAATTGGTTACTTGGTTACAATTCAATTGGTTACTTGGTTACTTGATTTGATgtgaaatgaattaaaattgtttttacactttttatttattttatttcaatttgatttattaCAAGAAAAACTGTGGAAATCTAATTACAACAAcattgacatttaaaaaaaaataacaatataaATATTCAGAAATTGATTTGTCTGCTTTTGTCTTCGTTAGGCGTTGGGTAGAAGCCTAGCCCACCTCTGTTCCTGAAAACAGTAAAAACACAGGTAAGATTAATGATGGATCATaatgctaatttcaaaaatgacactttttcaaattcacaatgTATTAGAATGAATTATGAATCGAAGGTGAGCATTTTTTATACTTGTAGGAGGTACACAGCCGAAATATCGTTATCATTACACTTACCAACAAATAAGGCAGGAAAAATTATGAACCACAGCTGTATATTGGCTGTATCTGTACTATAATCGAATTGTTTTGATTGAAAGTAAACGCAAATCGCCAAAATATGTAACTCTTGATGGTGCTAAAGGGAAAATATCACGACCCAGGACTCtgaacaattatttttatttacaaccTTAGTCTGCAATTCCTGCAATAACAGAAGagatgcaaactatgaaaatcAGCAAGCTACACTTGAGTTTTGTTACACAGCCGAAATATCGTTATCATCACACTTACCAGCAAATAAGGCAGAAAAAATTATCCACAGCTCTATCTGTACTATAATCGAAttgttttgattgaaaataacAGCAAATCGCCAAAATATGTAGCTCTTGATGTGCTAAAGGAAAAATATTACGACTCAGGACTCTGAACAATTATTTACGACCGTTGTCTGCAATTCCTGCAATGATAGAAGAGAAGCAAACTATGAAAATCAGCAAGCTACACTATGAGTTTCCTTTAAAATCTATGTATTCAACAGAATACTTACTTAATGACGTTGTATTGAACTGATCATAGAACTATTAAAAAAGGACACATAGTATTTGTATAAGCAGCGAACACgctttaaaaattatactacaAATACTAAAAGATAACGATGATCTTCTAAgcaattaataattattaattattttcgtACAACGCTCCaaccagatgaaaaaaaaatcaaagggaATCCATGAGGTGATAATTGATAATAAATTGCCTTGGGTTGGGGGATATTCTTGTCTGGTCTCTGCTCAAGGACATCAAACAACTTCGGAGATCATGGAGATGCAActattaatttctcatttttgttgaaaaatactttcGCATACGTGTTATAGTACCATACATTCTTTCGATTAATTAATTACAAATCatttagttgaaatttcaagttgaaaatattcgcatttcaaatttattttcgatttaaatgagtaatgaaaaaaaaaaaaaaaaaaaactcgttcgtGGGCACCTATTTCGCGTACCTACTAAACGCTGTAAACAAAACAAACCAACGCTGGGTAAATGGGTAAcgtgaaaaagccaaaaaatttacatactttCGCTACTGGGGATTGGATTTTTATATAATTAGATACTTAACTATAGGtataaaatatacgagtacatagataaaaaacaaattcacgAGCACTTTTCACATAAATACTGAGTAGGTATTGTGCAAGCATTTTACGtcaacgaaaaatttcaccacaaCAACAACAGTGCTGAAAATCGGACCTATCTAGCTAAAAATTTCGCAAACATTTCGTTCGTTTGAATATTCGagttaaaaaatcacaaaatttggtGACATGGTGAAAATAACGTGACAATTTGACAGCAGTATTATCACAATTTCTTACTATATAAATAGCCAAACATCGCTAAATACACACTAAACGAGTCGGGAACATTGTGCGACGAAAACAAGTACCTACTTCAGTAAAGTCGAGTCACAAAGCAGCACAAAGATGAAACCAGTTCATTTATTATTGATGCTCATAGCAGTGCAGACATTCGCGCTGATTTCCGCCGGAAGTGATGACGAACAAAGCGGGGGAGCACTTAACAGCGTGGAGAAAGGTTTGGGTGTTGATGGGGGACTCGGAGGAGGAGCCAAGGGGGGCGCTGGCAACTACCCAGGCTACAGTGGCAGCAGCACCAACGGCGACAGTAACGACGACGACCCGGCCAAAGGTGCATAAAGCTAAAGCGACGAAGGCAGCGAGCTGCGAGCGTGGCAAATGGTTGTAAGTAAAACTCAACTTCACAATTCACTATGGAATTACCTTCCTGAACCACGATTCCCTTGATTTAGGGAATCCGATTCATTTGTAATGCAAATTCCCCAATTTCAGTATGTAGGAATCGAAATCTATTGCGATTCCGATCACCTCGCGATCCTTTTCACAATTCAGAttcctttttcgttttttgtctttttattctTCTGTtcgataaaaaatgttgaattgtcctacttacctacttcataTGTACGAGTTTctctaaaatattgaataagggttgcaaaacaattgaaaaattaattttcgacaCCCCACGAGCAAAAAAGTCacggatttttgatttatggGAGAAAGGCGACATTTTACCCCTTATAATATGCAAGAGGCATTTTCACACCCGAGACTTGAATTCACCATCAGCTCCTCTCGGATGTAAAAAGGCCCCGTATTTAGGAATTCAagaagtcttcttttaaattcgccacttgcatatttgtacaattctgttggtatgccatcttctcctgcagcttttgcattttttgctgttttcaaagcttcttgtagctctttAAATGAAAAGCAGTTTCGCACCCGAGAGTCAGGTTCACCATCAGCTCCTCTCGGATGTAAAAAGGCCCCGTGAGGTATACAAGTATATGGATCCAAAAGAAGCATCGTCATACCCAAGGGGGGCACTTTTACACCCAAGACCCGGGTTTGCAAAAGTTCCTCTCAGGTATGTGAATGCTGCATGCCCCACTCGGGTTTACACATAC contains:
- the LOC135843544 gene encoding uncharacterized protein LOC135843544, with the protein product MNANKECDKDLLKELDLVIRSINPYAKSYKMLKTLENEEISRQSQNSETTVTENNVSMMIRQNRTVDCRRYNLPNCSEVAVIFKNNDGAPPFQRDIRIYPKSENNDTFININSFSCNLDPMCYTLMFPYGEPGWEPNMLSNIQNDDEKEKHITMLQYKKSKLSITTQQQNPLLNYGKLLQQYVVDSYVQVEANRLNFVRNHQKDLRVESYTGLMDYMRNKTEENACEVGKQIILPSSFEGSPRNMREKYLDAMSIVSTCGSPDLFITFTCNPKWPEISDNLLYSQSASDRPDLVCRVFSLKHKELIHDIVENKIFGEVSGYVYTIEFQKRGLPHAHMLFILKDKILSSEMIDRFVSAEIPDPKVYPALHEIVKNNMIHGPCGAMKPNAYCMENGKCVKGFPKTFHNETCMDRAGYPSYRRRNDIEITKNGVTYDNRYVVPYNKYLSKKYNAHINVEVCTTVKSVKYIFKYIYKGYDCACIKIMHQGTSLLLYDEIESYLDCRYISACEAAWRLFEFKLHDRSHSVIRLQVHLPDEQNVMFKKGNEEIGLQRTKSTLLAWFELNKKNDHSRKYKYTEIPQHYVFNKSNQVQQVMKISEL